One part of the bacterium genome encodes these proteins:
- a CDS encoding CoA ester lyase: MLRSLLFVPGHRRDMIQKAAGTAADAVILDLEDGVAPAEKETARGAVAAALLDPLPERLVVLVRVNSTGSGLLDADLRAAGRARTNGVCLPKCETPADVQSLSARLLAVEDRLGAPRGRLRILALVETARGVLNAAAIARESPRVWGVVFGAEDFTADAGLPRTREGGELAPARAAVGLAAHAAGVDAIDGIFADFRDEAGLVADTAAARRLGYTGKTVIHPAQIAPVHRVLAPAADEIAKARRIVDAFERAEAAGSGIVVVDNAMVDRPVAVRAQHVLARAARGGG, from the coding sequence GTGCTGCGAAGTCTGCTCTTCGTCCCGGGGCACCGCCGTGACATGATCCAGAAGGCGGCGGGCACCGCGGCCGACGCGGTGATTCTGGACCTCGAAGACGGGGTCGCGCCGGCCGAGAAAGAGACCGCGCGCGGCGCCGTAGCTGCCGCGCTCCTCGATCCGCTGCCCGAGCGCCTCGTCGTCCTCGTTCGCGTCAACAGCACCGGGTCGGGCCTCCTGGACGCCGACCTGCGCGCGGCCGGGCGCGCCCGGACGAACGGCGTCTGCCTGCCGAAATGCGAGACGCCCGCCGACGTGCAGAGTCTTTCGGCGCGCCTGCTGGCCGTGGAAGACCGCCTCGGCGCTCCGCGCGGCCGCCTGCGAATCCTCGCCCTCGTCGAGACCGCGCGCGGCGTCCTCAACGCCGCCGCGATCGCGAGAGAGTCGCCGCGGGTCTGGGGCGTCGTCTTCGGAGCGGAGGACTTCACGGCGGACGCGGGGCTGCCGCGCACGCGCGAAGGCGGCGAACTGGCCCCCGCACGCGCGGCGGTCGGCCTGGCGGCGCACGCCGCGGGCGTGGACGCGATCGACGGCATCTTCGCCGATTTCCGCGACGAAGCGGGATTGGTCGCCGATACGGCGGCGGCGCGCCGTCTGGGGTACACCGGCAAGACCGTCATCCACCCCGCGCAGATCGCGCCCGTTCACCGCGTCCTGGCCCCGGCGGCGGACGAGATCGCGAAAGCCCGCCGGATCGTCGACGCCTTCGAGCGCGCGGAGGCGGCCGGATCGGGCATCGTGGTGGTGGACAACGCGATGGTGGACCGGCCGGTCGCGGTGCGCGCGCAGCACGTGCTCGCGCGGGCGGCTCGAGGCGGCGGGTAG
- the cmk gene encoding (d)CMP kinase: MAGKGKDIAVAIDGPMGSGKSTIAREVARRLGYRHVDTGAMYRAVAAAALRHAVSPDDEAALTALAGRVRVEPGTGGGARVYVDGEDVTPALRTVEVNRIVSRVARVAGVRAALRDRQRALGAAGGVVMEGRDIGSVILPDADVKVYLTASESARARRRQAELAAFGEMVPLEEVRRIEAEDDRAATTRAVAPLVVAPDAAVIDSTDLGVDEVVAKIMALVDRARGL, translated from the coding sequence GTGGCGGGAAAGGGCAAAGACATCGCGGTGGCGATCGACGGTCCGATGGGCTCGGGAAAGAGCACGATCGCCCGCGAAGTCGCGCGCCGGCTCGGATACCGCCACGTCGACACCGGCGCGATGTACCGCGCCGTTGCCGCGGCGGCCCTGCGGCACGCTGTCTCGCCCGACGATGAGGCGGCCCTCACCGCGCTCGCGGGCCGCGTCCGCGTCGAGCCGGGCACGGGGGGCGGCGCGCGCGTCTATGTGGACGGCGAGGACGTGACGCCGGCCCTCCGCACGGTCGAGGTCAATCGCATCGTGAGCCGCGTCGCCCGCGTCGCGGGCGTCCGCGCGGCGCTGCGCGATAGGCAGCGGGCGCTCGGCGCCGCCGGCGGCGTGGTGATGGAGGGACGCGACATCGGCTCGGTCATTCTCCCGGACGCCGACGTCAAAGTATATCTCACCGCCTCCGAATCGGCGCGCGCGCGCCGGCGCCAGGCGGAACTCGCCGCCTTCGGTGAGATGGTCCCGCTCGAGGAGGTCCGCCGCATCGAGGCGGAGGACGACCGCGCGGCCACGACGCGGGCCGTGGCCCCGCTCGTTGTGGCGCCGGACGCCGCGGTGATCGACAGCACCGACCTGGGGGTCGACGAAGTAGTGGCGAAGATCATGGCGCTGGTGGACCGCGCGCGTGGTCTATAG
- a CDS encoding glycosyltransferase family 39 protein, protein MAERDRGKIPRAVIAGVAALTLLRLAIAAVLPLGDDETFYWEWSRHLAPGYLDQPPAIAWLIHASTAVFGNTAFAVHFVAVALFGITSLALWVLAREVSGRGDAATVAVALLNVIPVFAAGGLLAVPDGPLGLAWVLTLLWTWRAARGAGLPAAGHPEINTGVRPWLYAGVWLGLALDSKYTAAALPLSAALWLAASPYRRWLRRPEPYAGLAIAALLFAPVVWWNATHQWASFSFTLRGRPGWSAGPNAPVFLGLQFIYLAPLLFPWLVWALVVSWRRGFGADASAPGWLFLAAAGIPVIAGVTAASLVGAAKGHWAAPGYMTATIALAALVTERPWSARPPVWRFGVGAGVASAVLVTVLTHALPVISGVLLPPRLDPTVDYYGWRSAAPTIAAVARRDAHGPFFIASDRYQVLAQFDFGTGGRYLAASVTGNDEYRYWTRLGDLRGRDGLFIQDGRYRRDVDLRQGCGAVERGPTVPVVRRGVVVRTLDLVWCRDFLGRPIPSRP, encoded by the coding sequence ATGGCCGAACGGGACCGTGGGAAGATTCCGCGTGCGGTCATCGCCGGGGTGGCCGCGCTCACGCTGCTCCGGCTCGCGATCGCGGCCGTCCTGCCTCTCGGGGACGACGAGACGTTCTATTGGGAGTGGTCCCGGCATCTCGCCCCGGGCTACCTCGACCAGCCGCCGGCGATCGCCTGGCTGATTCACGCGAGCACCGCGGTCTTCGGCAACACCGCCTTCGCCGTGCACTTCGTCGCCGTGGCGCTGTTCGGGATCACCTCGCTCGCGCTTTGGGTCCTCGCGCGCGAGGTCTCAGGCCGTGGCGACGCCGCGACCGTGGCGGTCGCGCTGCTCAACGTCATCCCCGTCTTCGCCGCCGGCGGCCTGCTCGCCGTGCCGGACGGTCCGCTCGGCCTTGCCTGGGTGCTCACCCTGTTGTGGACGTGGCGGGCGGCCCGCGGCGCCGGCCTACCCGCGGCCGGCCACCCTGAAATCAACACGGGCGTGCGCCCCTGGCTGTACGCCGGCGTCTGGCTCGGGCTCGCGCTCGACAGCAAGTACACGGCAGCCGCGCTGCCGCTGTCGGCGGCGCTCTGGCTCGCCGCTTCCCCCTATCGGCGGTGGCTGCGGCGGCCCGAGCCGTACGCCGGGCTCGCGATCGCGGCTCTGCTGTTTGCGCCGGTCGTGTGGTGGAATGCCACCCACCAGTGGGCGTCGTTTTCGTTCACACTGCGGGGCCGACCCGGCTGGTCCGCCGGCCCCAACGCGCCGGTCTTCCTCGGGCTGCAGTTCATCTATCTCGCTCCCCTCCTCTTTCCCTGGCTCGTCTGGGCGCTCGTCGTGTCCTGGCGCCGAGGGTTCGGCGCGGACGCGTCGGCGCCGGGCTGGCTGTTTCTCGCGGCCGCCGGCATCCCCGTGATCGCGGGCGTCACCGCGGCCAGCCTCGTCGGCGCCGCGAAGGGGCACTGGGCCGCACCGGGCTACATGACCGCGACGATCGCGCTAGCCGCGCTCGTTACCGAGCGGCCCTGGTCCGCGCGGCCGCCGGTGTGGCGGTTTGGGGTCGGCGCGGGCGTTGCGTCCGCCGTCCTGGTGACCGTGTTGACCCACGCGCTGCCGGTGATCTCCGGCGTACTCCTCCCGCCGCGGCTCGATCCGACCGTGGACTATTACGGGTGGCGCTCCGCGGCGCCGACGATCGCCGCCGTGGCCCGCCGTGACGCGCACGGCCCGTTCTTCATCGCGAGCGACCGCTACCAGGTGCTTGCGCAGTTCGACTTCGGCACCGGCGGGCGGTATCTTGCGGCCTCCGTGACCGGCAACGACGAGTACCGGTACTGGACGCGCCTCGGCGATCTGCGCGGCCGGGACGGCCTGTTCATTCAGGACGGCCGGTACCGACGCGACGTCGATCTGCGGCAGGGCTGCGGCGCCGTCGAGCGCGGCCCGACCGTTCCGGTCGTCCGGCGCGGCGTCGTCGTGCGCACGCTCGACCTGGTGTGGTGCCGCGATTTTCTGGGACGGCCCATTCCTTCGCGACCCTAG
- a CDS encoding PspC domain-containing protein — protein sequence MRPRLYRSRTDYWIAGVCGGLGRYFGVDSNPIRLGFVVLAAWNGLGVLLYLVTVVIVPEEPLGETPVGAPVPPPPPLLGPPAHEGRRMRMLGWLLILGGAYLLLRNFHLLSIPVVQDQVFPVLLILGGLVLLLMRDSRR from the coding sequence ATGCGGCCGCGGCTGTACCGGTCGCGGACCGACTACTGGATCGCGGGCGTCTGCGGCGGGCTCGGGCGGTACTTCGGTGTCGACAGCAATCCGATCCGGCTCGGGTTCGTGGTCCTCGCCGCCTGGAACGGCCTCGGGGTGCTGCTGTACCTCGTGACGGTCGTGATCGTGCCGGAGGAACCCCTCGGAGAGACGCCCGTGGGCGCGCCGGTCCCGCCGCCCCCGCCGCTGCTGGGACCTCCCGCCCACGAAGGACGCCGGATGCGGATGCTGGGTTGGCTCCTCATCCTGGGCGGCGCGTATCTCTTGCTCCGGAATTTTCACCTGCTGTCGATTCCGGTCGTGCAGGACCAGGTGTTCCCGGTGCTGTTGATTCTCGGTGGACTCGTGCTGTTGCTGATGCGCGATTCTCGGCGCTAG
- a CDS encoding lysophospholipid acyltransferase family protein, which produces MVYRISKALLRIILGVLFGFRVDGREHEPAAGPVVVVSNHLSDLDPLVVGAALRRRVAFMAKHELFRVPGVRWWITKCGAFPVRRGTADRHALRTALEILQNGGVLVMFPEGTRGRDRALREPEPGAALLARRTGAALLPVAVLGTDVVLPRDAHRLRRARIAVRIGPPLYVTPPAQAGSAAAGERVSRGREELDAIGRLYMTEIARLLS; this is translated from the coding sequence GTGGTCTATAGGATCTCCAAAGCTCTACTGCGCATCATCCTGGGTGTGTTGTTCGGGTTTCGGGTGGACGGCCGCGAACACGAGCCGGCCGCCGGGCCCGTCGTCGTCGTGAGCAACCACCTGAGCGATCTCGACCCGCTCGTGGTCGGGGCGGCGCTGCGACGCCGCGTGGCCTTCATGGCGAAGCACGAACTCTTCCGCGTCCCCGGCGTGCGCTGGTGGATCACGAAGTGCGGCGCGTTTCCGGTGCGGCGCGGCACCGCCGACCGGCACGCGCTGCGGACCGCGCTCGAGATCTTGCAGAACGGCGGGGTGCTCGTCATGTTTCCGGAGGGCACGCGCGGACGGGACCGCGCGCTCCGGGAGCCCGAGCCGGGCGCCGCGCTGCTGGCCCGCCGAACCGGGGCGGCGCTGCTGCCGGTCGCCGTGCTCGGGACGGACGTGGTGCTACCTCGGGACGCGCACCGGTTGCGGCGCGCGCGAATCGCGGTTCGGATCGGCCCGCCGCTCTACGTCACCCCGCCCGCGCAGGCCGGATCGGCCGCGGCCGGCGAGCGGGTCTCACGGGGCCGCGAGGAGCTCGACGCGATCGGACGGCTCTACATGACGGAGATCGCGCGCCTCTTGTCCTGA
- a CDS encoding D-alanyl-D-alanine carboxypeptidase family protein, with translation MMRRPKVAAPSQIAALALCAALALSVAGVSAGPVAPLANRPWDVPSIRHQVTATTPVRLTATAAILVDGRSGQVLYGRNPHLIWPPASTTKIMTALVAVQSTPLNTLITISPQVARFRDGSVVGLPEGARIPLHDLLYALLLPSGNDVALAIAEGTAGTVSAFVARMNAEARRLGATQTHFGSPHGLYTPDNYTTAYDLTVITRAAMRNPTIAEIVRTKRWTFHPAGFAPRVLYNHNKLLSRYPGADGVKTGYVDEAGLTFVASATHGGWRLITVLLHTRDMYGDSARLLSYGFAHFRPTTLARAGENIAVVELPASKEPVVGIVASDVTVDTAPGEDVVRRVSLAGGLNAPLRRGDRIGEVEFSAGGRLVGVSPLVAAHDVGPERTDLEQFVDWIGHALGHFIGAVTL, from the coding sequence ATGATGCGTCGTCCAAAGGTCGCCGCCCCGAGCCAGATCGCGGCGCTCGCGCTGTGCGCGGCGCTCGCCCTGAGCGTGGCGGGCGTATCGGCCGGGCCGGTCGCGCCGCTTGCCAATCGTCCGTGGGACGTCCCTTCGATCCGCCACCAGGTCACCGCGACAACACCGGTGCGCCTCACCGCCACGGCCGCGATTCTCGTCGACGGACGTTCCGGTCAGGTACTCTACGGCCGCAATCCGCATCTCATCTGGCCGCCCGCGAGCACAACGAAGATCATGACCGCCCTCGTCGCCGTGCAGTCTACACCCCTCAACACGCTGATCACCATCAGCCCGCAGGTGGCGCGCTTCCGCGACGGATCCGTTGTCGGTTTGCCCGAAGGCGCCCGCATTCCGCTGCACGACCTGCTGTACGCGCTGTTGTTGCCGTCGGGCAACGATGTCGCTCTGGCCATCGCCGAGGGCACCGCGGGAACCGTCAGCGCGTTCGTCGCCAGGATGAACGCGGAAGCGCGGCGGCTCGGCGCGACCCAGACGCACTTCGGGTCGCCGCACGGCCTGTACACGCCCGACAACTACACGACCGCCTACGACCTCACGGTGATCACGCGGGCGGCGATGCGCAACCCGACGATCGCGGAGATTGTACGCACGAAAAGGTGGACGTTCCATCCGGCGGGCTTTGCCCCGCGCGTCCTCTATAACCACAACAAGTTGCTCTCGCGCTACCCCGGCGCCGACGGCGTCAAGACCGGCTACGTCGACGAGGCCGGCCTCACGTTCGTCGCGTCCGCGACACACGGCGGCTGGCGCCTCATCACCGTTCTGCTGCACACGCGCGACATGTACGGCGACTCCGCGCGCCTCCTCTCGTACGGTTTCGCGCACTTCCGCCCCACGACGCTCGCGCGCGCGGGCGAGAACATCGCCGTGGTCGAGCTGCCGGCGTCGAAGGAGCCGGTGGTCGGCATCGTCGCGAGCGACGTCACGGTCGACACGGCGCCTGGGGAGGATGTGGTGCGGCGCGTGTCCCTGGCCGGCGGCCTGAACGCGCCGCTCCGGCGGGGGGACCGCATCGGCGAGGTCGAGTTCTCGGCCGGCGGCCGCCTGGTCGGTGTGTCGCCGCTCGTCGCCGCGCACGACGTGGGACCGGAGCGCACCGACCTCGAACAGTTCGTCGACTGGATCGGACACGCGCTCGGACACTTCATCGGAGCCGTGACCCTCTAA